In a genomic window of Phragmites australis chromosome 14, lpPhrAust1.1, whole genome shotgun sequence:
- the LOC133890990 gene encoding UPF0613 protein PB24D3.06c-like isoform X1: MASPASTTSSSWFSGLARASSSPSMAGGVDSAPASASLPDAPAAAASKAVAIGAGPGSRRKQLRGTLFKYGPKSAQVAFKTGDFNHQVIFIGGLTDGLLATDYLEPLSLALEVEKWSLVQPLLSSSYTGYGISSLEQDALELDQLISYLINKENSEGVILLGHSTGCQDIVHYMQTNFACSKAVSGVILQAPVSDREYRATLPETAEMIDLAAKMISEGRGIDLMPREANPDAPITAYRYHSLCSYMGDDDMFSSDLSEDQLRQRLGHMSTAQCQVIFSMGDEYVPEYVDKKALVDRLCRALGGAEKVEIEWGNHALSNRVQEAVRAIVDFVKREGPKGWDDPWS, from the exons ATGGCCTCGCcggcctccaccacctcctcctcctggttCTCCGGCCTCGcgcgcgcctcctcctccccttccatGGCTGGCGGTGTCGACTccgcccccgcctccgcctccctccccgacgcgcccgccgccgccgcctctaaGGCCGTGGCCATCGGCGCTGGACCCGGCAGCCGGAGGAAGCAGCTCCGCGGGACGCTATTCAAGTACGGGCCCAAGTCCGCGCAG GTGGCATTCAAAACTGGTGATTTTAACCACCAAGTGATCTTCATAGGTGGCCTGACAGATGGGCTTTTAGCAACTGA CTATTTGGAACCATTGTCACTTGCATTGGAGGTTGAGAAATGGTCCCTGGTGCAACCATTGCTTTCTTCATCTTACACTGGATATGGAATTTCCAGCTTGGAACAA GATGCATTGGAGCTAGATCAGCTCATCAGTTACTTGATAAATAAGGAAAATTCTGAAGGAGTAATATTGCTTGGTCACAGTACTGGTTGCCAG GATATTGTGCATTACATGCAGACCAACTTTGCTTGTTCCAAAGCAGTTTCTGGGGTCATTTTGCAG GCCCCAGTAAGTGACAGGGAGTATAGAGCAACTCTTCCAGAAACAGCAGAAATGATAGACTTGGCAGCCAAAATGATTAGTGAGGGCCGTGGAATAGATTTGATGCCTAGGGAAGCAAATCCAGATGCTCCCATTACTGCATACAG GTACCACTCCCTTTGTTCATACATGGGTGATGATGATATGTTCAGTTCAGATCTTAGCGAAGATCAGTTGAGGCAGAGACTTGGTCATATGTCAACCGCACAGTGCCAG GTTATTTTTTCAATGGGGGATGAATATGTCCCAGAATATGTTGATAAGAAGGCACTAGTAGACAG ACTATGTCGAGCACTAGGAGGTGCAGAGAAAGTAGAAATAGAATGGGGGAACCATGCTCTGTCCAATAGGGTGCAAGAGGCAGTTCGGGCCATTGTAGATTTTGTTAAGAGGGAGGGGCCCAAAGGATGGGACGATCCATGGAGCTAG
- the LOC133890990 gene encoding UPF0613 protein PB24D3.06c-like isoform X2 yields MASPASTTSSSWFSGLARASSSPSMAGGVDSAPASASLPDAPAAAASKAVAIGAGPGSRRKQLRGTLFKYGPKSAQVAFKTGDFNHQVIFIGGLTDGLLATDYLEPLSLALEVEKWSLVQPLLSSSYTGYGISSLEQDALELDQLISYLINKENSEGVILLGHSTGCQDIVHYMQTNFACSKAVSGVILQAPVSDREYRATLPETAEMIDLAAKMISEGRGIDLMPREANPDAPITAYRYHSLCSYMGDDDMFSSDLSEDQLRQRLGHMSTAQCQLRFPIALSKIMKENSRR; encoded by the exons ATGGCCTCGCcggcctccaccacctcctcctcctggttCTCCGGCCTCGcgcgcgcctcctcctccccttccatGGCTGGCGGTGTCGACTccgcccccgcctccgcctccctccccgacgcgcccgccgccgccgcctctaaGGCCGTGGCCATCGGCGCTGGACCCGGCAGCCGGAGGAAGCAGCTCCGCGGGACGCTATTCAAGTACGGGCCCAAGTCCGCGCAG GTGGCATTCAAAACTGGTGATTTTAACCACCAAGTGATCTTCATAGGTGGCCTGACAGATGGGCTTTTAGCAACTGA CTATTTGGAACCATTGTCACTTGCATTGGAGGTTGAGAAATGGTCCCTGGTGCAACCATTGCTTTCTTCATCTTACACTGGATATGGAATTTCCAGCTTGGAACAA GATGCATTGGAGCTAGATCAGCTCATCAGTTACTTGATAAATAAGGAAAATTCTGAAGGAGTAATATTGCTTGGTCACAGTACTGGTTGCCAG GATATTGTGCATTACATGCAGACCAACTTTGCTTGTTCCAAAGCAGTTTCTGGGGTCATTTTGCAG GCCCCAGTAAGTGACAGGGAGTATAGAGCAACTCTTCCAGAAACAGCAGAAATGATAGACTTGGCAGCCAAAATGATTAGTGAGGGCCGTGGAATAGATTTGATGCCTAGGGAAGCAAATCCAGATGCTCCCATTACTGCATACAG GTACCACTCCCTTTGTTCATACATGGGTGATGATGATATGTTCAGTTCAGATCTTAGCGAAGATCAGTTGAGGCAGAGACTTGGTCATATGTCAACCGCACAGTGCCAG CTTCGCTTTCCGATTGCACTAAGCAAGATAATGAAAGAGAATTCAAGGAGATAA
- the LOC133891209 gene encoding protein ROLLING AND ERECT LEAF 2-like yields MGCGPSKEDADGGAVSRCRERKHLLRAAVAARHALAGAHAGHAVALRNVGAALSDYAEGESAHHDGVVIARSASVPGSAATAAKALPSPLDAVLPPPPPLPPGPVDGDPAPLVRSMSAPDLPLQPPIRKGHSGEAPIIEEEGEGDVDDARRREEDAQLQPPPPPPTNLAPPTHSPPPVPPPEAERKPAAEGNSWDEYIFGSPDAVPVPPPTLDPSTAESSWAAERREPAPPPPPPPELDQQPPPTPLEEAAEGKKQAVEGKKTAVKAARKAEGKKGRAVVMVPARLGDVLRRLDDYFLKSSESAHEVSKMLEAARMHYHSNFAETRGFLDHSARVMQVITWNRSFKGIPQPENVKNELDDDEWETHATILDKLLAWEKKLCHEVKEFEVIKMTYQRKLAVLNKKKQRGASSSSVEKTKSVVSHLHTKYIVDLQTMELTVAEINRLRDQQLYPKLLELVMGMAHMWDLMYAHHKAQLRIISEFKSLDISVAARETSEQHHERTVQLWNIVQEWHSQFDKFMTYQKEYVGSLYIWIKLNVIPIDTNLKPNSSQPHETTPPIKRLLHAWHDILGKLPDEATKKAINTFAEVINTILVHQEDELKLRIKIEETRRAHERKRKQFDDWAQKNWDRGAGIIPEGNNPDGARADPVVERKAAVDRLEHALKDLEEKYMTQCRVVRDKSLNLLRTNLPELFRHVSDFSLQSAGMFKGVWSIVHTNDQLDE; encoded by the exons ATGGGGTGTGGGCCATCCAAGGAGGACGCGGACGGCGGCGCGGTGTCGCGGTGCCGGGAGCGGAAGCACCTGCTGCGGGCCGCCGTGGCGGCGCGGCACGCGCTGGCGGGCGCGCACGCGGGCCACGCCGTCGCGCTCAGGAACGTCGGCGCCGCGCTCTCTGACTACGCAGAGGGCGAGTCGGCGCACCACGACGGGGTGGTGATAGCGCGCTCAGCCTCCGTCCCTGGGTCGGCGGCGACCGCCGCCAAGGCGCTCCCGTCGCCGCTCGACGCggtgctcccgccgccgccgccgctgccgccgggcCCCGTCGACGGCGACCCCGCGCCTCTCGTCAGGTCTATGAGCGCGCCCGACCTGCCGCTCCAGCCGCCCATCAGGAAGGGGCACTCCGGCGAGGCGCCCATCAtcgaggaggagggcgagggcgaCGTTGACGACGCGCGGCGACGGGAGGAGGACGCGCAGCTccagcccccgccgccgccgccgacaaaCCTTGCCCCGCCCACGCACTCCCCGCCGCCCGTGCCGCCGCCAGAGGCCGAGCGGAagccggcggcggaggggaaTTCTTGGGACGAATACATCTTCGGGTCCCCCGATGCCGTACCCGTGCCGCCACCCACGCTGGACCCCAGCACCGCCGAGTCGTCTTGGGCGGCCGAGCGGagggagcccgcccctcctcctcctccgccgcctgagCTTGACCAAcagccgccgccgacgcctctcgAGGAGGCGGCCGAGGGCAAGAAGCAGGCGGTGGAGGGAAAGAAGACCGCGGTGAAGGCGGCGAGGAAGGCGGAGGGCAAGAAGGGCAGGGCGGTGGTCATGGTGCCGGCGAGGCTGGGCGACGTCCTGCGCAGGCTCGATGACTACTTCCTGAAGTCGTCCGAGAGCGCGCACGAGGTGTCCAAGATGCTCGAGGCGGCGCGGATGCACTACCACTCCAACTTCGCCGAGACGCGAG GATTTTTGGATCATTCTGCCAGAGTGATGCAAGTCATCACTTGGAATCGCTCATTTAAAGGGATTCCCCAACCGGAGAATGTGAAGAATGAGTTGGATGATGATGAATGGGAAACGCATGCTACCATACTTGATAAGCTGCTTGCATGGGAGAAAAAACTATGCCATGAAGTTAAG GAGTTTGAGGTTATCAAAATGACTTATCAACGAAAGCTAGCTGTTCTAAACAAAAAGAAGCAGCGTGGTGCTAGTTCTTCATCAgttgagaagaccaagtccgtTGTTAGTCACTTGCACACAAAATATATAGTTGATTTACAAACGATGGAGTTAACAGTTGCAGAAATTAACCGCCTAAGAGATCAGCAGCTTTACCCAAAACTCCTTGAACTAGTGATGGG AATGGCACACATGTGGGATCTAATGTACGCGCACCACAAAGCACAGCTCAGGATCATCTCAGAGTTCAAATCCTTAGATATCTCGGTTGCTGCACGGGAAACAAGTGAGCAACACCATGAGCGGACTGTGCAGCTGTGGAACATTGTTCAGGAGTGGCACTCGCAGTTTGACAAGTTCATGACATATCAGAAGGAGTACGTAGGAAGCCTCTACATCTGGATAAAGCTAAATGTAATTCCCATTGATACCAACCTGAAGCCAAACTCATCACAGCCACATGAGACCACACCCCCAATCAAGAGGCTGCTACATGCTTGGCATGATATCCTTGGTAAGCTCCCAGAtgaggccacaaagaaggccatAAACACGTTCGCGGAAGTGATAAATACTATCCTAGTTCATCAGGAAGATGAACTGAAGTTGAGGATAAAAATTGAGGAGACTAGGAGGGCACATGAGAGGAAGAGAAAGCAATTTGATGACTGGGCGCAGAAAAATTGGGACAGAGGAGCAGGTATCATTCCTGAGGGCAACAATCCCGATGGAGCGCGTGCTGACCCAGTGGTGGAACGGAAAGCCGCCGTGGATAGGTTGGAGCATGCACTGAAAGACCTGGAAGAGAAGTATATGACACAATGCAGGGTAGTCAGGGATAAGTCCCTCAATCTCCTCCGGACAAACCTGCCGGAGCTGTTCCGCCATGTGTCAGACTTTTCGCTCCAGTCAGCGGGGATGTTCAAGGGCGTGTGGTCGATTGTGCACACAAATGACCAGTTGGATGAATAA